The following nucleotide sequence is from Phaenicophaeus curvirostris isolate KB17595 chromosome 12, BPBGC_Pcur_1.0, whole genome shotgun sequence.
TTGTCTTGAAaacagcctgtccttgtagaCCTGTCCCTTGCCTGATAAACAAATGGTTGTGATCTCCCTGTAGTGGCGCCTTGTACACGTCAAAGACCTCATTGCCCAAGTGGAGAGACATGCTTAAAAGAGAATCGTATATCAGTTACTTGATAAAGCCATTAAAGTCTATTTTTTGCCTCATTTATAAATGGAGAAAGCCttcatgtttcctttttgtATAAAGCCAATTATATTTAAATCCAAACGAAGCAGAGCTTAAAACATTCAAAGCACTGAGACCAAAATAAATTTCTGCTGTGCAGAACTGACATCAAAGTTTGCTGACATTCCAATTCTGCACGCCATGGCATTTCACTGCAAGAACAACGGCATtcctcaaaagcaaaaagtccAAACTAACCTTCCATCTGACCATTTGACTATGCGTGCATTACTTTCTCTGATCTCATTCCCTTCCTCATCACGTCGCATCCGCCATCGTATTGTGTTTTCTacctgtggaagaaaaaaagcaaaaacattttttctaacTCACAGTACGGAACAGTGGTAAAATCTATTCTACATAGGTCAAGAATTACAGTTAGAAAGGCTAGATAACTTGTTGAAAGatgcaaagaaattaaagtgAAAGTTAACACTTTTATAGTCAAGATCCAGGTGTCAAGCTTTTTTAGGAATTTATTATTGAAACAGATTGACTTTTCTCAGTGCTGAACTGCTCCACACTTTCATACTCTGAAACACAACTCAAAACaccattttaaaatacctgaCATAGACTGCGAAGAAATGTggcataaaaaagaaaaggataattAACATTATACCTTGAGTTTTAACCTAGTTCTACCCTCTTCATCAAGCATCTCCTCATCTTCAAATTCATCTTCATAATACTGGGGATCGAAAGGTCTGCAATAGATGATATAATACAGTCTTTACTCTTCTAAAAAATTAATCCAGATTATTTTAGAGCTGTGTAAAAATAACAGGTGCTCCAAAGGTTTAAATTATACTCTATGCCCAAGAGCAGGCACCGCAGCTGTGAGAGCCATTTCTGCAGCCATTTAATTTCCTGCATTGATTCTACACTGCAGGAGGCCTTCCTAAGTGTCTTCACCACCATCAATTACAGACACTTTAACATCCAGACCCTCTAAATGGCTCTAGCTAGAGAAAGCAAGACTGCCTTAAAATATACTGTTTCCTTAGCACCAGGATGATGAGAACAGGGTTAAGTCTGGAACAAAATACATACACAATAtcatacagagaaaagaaaaattatcatctCACAGAGCTGGTGAATTAGGGATTTTATAAGAGCACAAtcgttgttcttttttttttaaaccaaccaaagggaaaggaagatgaggttgtttttcctctcttccttcaaaAAATCTGACGAGAGGGGtggaaaggagcagggaaagaCCATTCCTTGGCCTCTTTCCTAATAGTTTTCAGGCTGCTGCAAGGGGAAGAAGTGATAAACAGACTGCTACTGTGCAATTCTATTTTCAGTCCTGTCTGACACCCAAAGATCCTCAGAACATCTCTCAGCTACTAACCGGATTCTTAACAGTTCTCTCCTGAAACGGTATAAAGCATGAAAGCCAGGAAGAATTAGTTAACTAATATATAACAGAAATAATGCCACACTGCCAGTTAACAAGGCACTGATTGAATACTACAATAAAGTTGGTTAACAAAACACTCAAAGAGATGGATTTAACAGCAACTTACTAGAAGTGCTGGAGGTAGGCTTTAGGGCCAAACCTATCACTACAAACAAGTCTAATAATTTGTTTTGTCTCTCCTTAcgaattccagaaaaaaaaaaaaatctttagctCTGTTTAAATCAATACGAAAAGAGTAATCAGCCATTTCATAGTTAAAGAGTACactaaaaacacacacaaataataaaggatttcttctaaaataaaaattgattttatCACTAAAAAGTGCATCAAGATCCCATGCACTTCACTTTCATACCTCTGAGACCTTTATCTATGTTTGAAATTCAACTGATAGCATGTGCTTTCAATTAAACCATATTTTTAGTTGGTTTGTTGGTTGGTTTAAAGGCAAGAAGTTATTCAATCAAGCTGAAACCCATACTCCTAAGAAAACTACTCAGCCCTGGATATGTAACACTAATAAATATTACTACCGACTGCAACAATAAGCGTGTATCTTAATGTCAAAGATTATAAATAGGGCCAACATATTTAATTGtattactgaaacaaaaatcaatatAGGGAAACACTAAAAAAACTTTATCATCACATATTTATTGTGCAATTACCTGGGCTCCACGCTAAGGAAGTTGGGCAGCTTCACAAAGTACAAATCGTTACCCAAGTCTGTGTTTACTTTTGGTATTTCCACCTCTATTCTAGTCTCTGGAATGGGTTCCTCTTCCTGCTGTTCTTGACTCAGTCCATTCTCATcctaataaacaaaaaaaatcaggagttTAAGTGAAAAAAGTCTACCTAGCTGCCATTGCTCTAATAAACACTTGCACTCTGCTTGAAGAAGCATCATCCATATACACAGAGAGAGATCAGGAAGCACTGGGTAAAGGAACCTGCacattttcagtgaaagcaaACCAGTTCAGCGTGTTTTATGCCACTTAAAGTTATTTCAAATATCAGAGCAAACTCAAGAGACCAAAGACAGTAAGGAAACAGCAAAGGAGCTGACATACGCTTTTCAGCTAAGCACTGGAGACTAAACAGGGGACAACTCTTcccagataaaaaaaatatttttctgtattatcgACAAGacgcaaaatgaaaatatttgtcaaaCAGTTTACTAAGGTACCAAAGACAGCAAGGAGTTTGTATTTTACTTGACGACAATCAGAACTAATCAGTATATTTCTTACACGTACAAAAGTAGAGTAAGGATGGCGGAAGGCAGGTAAATTAATCCATCTGATATTGCTACGTTTAAAACTACAATAACTCTTTTAGCTACGACAAAATTATCTCTAACAGTTACTTAATGATATTAGATGTTTTTCCTCACTAAAATATGATCAGACTCAGTGTTCCACATTTCAAAATGGAATGGCATGCTAATGATTTCAAAAGTCAAGTCCACTCACAATGGGCTGTCCTGGAGTTGGTGGCTTGTCTTCTCCATCACTCCCCGAGGAAATGTCATCTGCCCCCCCAAACAGATCCATGACATCTGTATGCTCTTGAAGAGAAAAATTACCACTTTTAAATATACACTTTCATGCATGCACCCCTCTACATGCAATCAgactcacagaaaaaaaaaataaaaattaacacatCCTTCACTTTCATTACCATTTGAAATCACCCTCAAAGGTTATATTTACGAAGGACACACTACTCTCTTGTCCTGAAAAGCAGTGTTCCCCATGTATTTTTAGGCTAAGAACCTAAGGTATGTTTTCTTGGAAAGGCTCCATCAAATAAGAGAATCCAGTTGAAAAATGGCAACAGAAGACCTAAGAGTACAAAATCATCCTTTACTCAAGTAAACAAATATCTTATATATTTATAAGCAGCAACTTCATAACACATTTTGGGGATTTTACTTCTCAGAAGAATCACTACCTCTTTCTCAGCCAGCTGAACCTGCCAAACCCAAGGCAGGTACTCTGGGCTGCTCTGATTAGAGGCACCATTTCTTAACATCCTTCAGTAAAAGTATGCGAAACAACCtttgtaaaagaaaagctgtctcTCATggaggaaactgaaaaattgaAAGCTAAGTAGAGGTAATTAGCAGAAATACAGCATGTACATTTCCATGGCACTGTAACTGCACTGTAAAGCAAGCGCTATCAATGTTATCAAGTTCTGTAGCAGATGAATGGAGCGCTTAAGGTGAGGATTAAATGAACAAAGTCCCCACAAAACAATGTCACCAGTTACCTTTCTGTCCTTCTGTATCACTGTCTGCTTCTGAATCTGATGCAATTGGTTTCTTCCGCTTCATTCGCAGAACTTCATCTTCACTGTCACTGCCCCTTGCAGACTCTATTAAGCAGTATAATTATTTTCAGCAAATTAAAGACCTTGTtccacatattttaaaatttcttcacatTAATAAGTTGATTCAGATGAAAATGAATCTAAAAGCGTGgcataaaataaacattacaGATATGACCATAGTTGAAAGCTAAGTGATTAATGCCTTTACATTGAGGTCTGAATAATTTCAGGCTGATATAAATGAGACAATAAACAGAGATCAAACTAGCAGCAAATCATTACAACTGTATTCAGTCCTACCAGATTTATGCTCTTGGTCCTCCTCATCAGAGCGCTGGGCCCTTTCGTCATCATCGGAGTTCTGCATCTTCTCCTCATCAGAATGTTGGGCCCTTTCATCATCATCTGAATTCTGCATCTTCTCCTCATCTGAGACCTGTGGCCTCTCCTCGTCATCAGAGTTCTGCATTTTCTCCTCATCCGAGTTCTGCAGTCTTTCCTCATCATCAGACATCTGTGGCCTTTCATCTTCATCAGAGTTCTGTACTTTCTCCTCATCGTCAGAGTTCTGCTGTCTCTCTTCATCATCAGAGTTCTGCTGTCTCTCCTCATCATCCGACTGATCGCTTTTGTCCTCCTTGCCCCACTTCTCATCCTCCGAATGTGCTTTTTCAGAACCCTCTCCCTCAGAATGATGACTGCCTTCGTCCGACCCATGCCTGCGATCATCCTCCTCATCATCATGAGCCGCTTCTGAAACACTGTGCTGGTCCACATCTGACTGATCATTATCTTCATGCTCAGAATGTCCAGAAGCTTCAGAGCGATTGTAGGATCTTTCAGAGTGGTTGTCACTCCCTGTGTGATGGGATGCCCCTTCATCCTCACTGTCATCTCCAAATAACTCCTTGTTACTAGGCTTCATAGCCTCCCTATCATCATCCTGGTCGCTGTCACTTCCAGAAGCATTACTGCCAGAGCCAGCATTCTCCTGATCGGAATCAGATTCAGACCCAGAATCAGAATctgcaaaacaaacaccacTGTTTCAAGAGTTGAAATGTCCCTACAAAGATGATCATAAGACGATGGGCattgctttcaaaaataaaaatacactgcCAAAACCCAGAGAGAGAACTTACAAagaactgtaagaaaaaaatatacaagtttctcagggagacctcatcactgcctacaactgcctgaaaggaggttgtggagaggtgggtgttggtctctcccCACAAGTGACAGGTGagaggacaagagagaatggccaagttacaccagaggaggttcagattggacagtaggaaaaatttcttcactgaaagggttctcgggcactggagCAGCTGCTCAGGCAGGTGActgagtcctcatccctggaggtgtttaaaagatgggtgaagtgcttagggatatgatttagttgTGGACAGGTATAGCCGGGctcgatgatctcagaggtcttttccaacccagggGTTCTATGATACTAAGTTACCTAGAacaacaaagtaaaataaaatatctactAATAAATGCAGAGCCAATGAAAACCaaagaaagtgaaggaaaacacaaagtTTCAAACCACAGGATTTTTTCTAAGATTCTAAAGTTGTAGAAAGAATAAGCAATTATTCAAAAGtaaagaagataaaatttgAAATAGTTTGGGCTtataataagtaaataaatatctATGGCTTAGGAGATCCTATAAATCTAAGGAGTCATTGTGTCTTCAACCCCCATGAGCTGCCTTGTGCTGTGCCCAGGGACCTGCAtgagctgaggatgctgaacACCGCCGTTCAGAGCAGGTGAAAAAGGAACACCCGATTGAGAGATTATTACAGAAGCCAAGACAACCACTGTAATCCCTTCAACCAGGGAGTGTTCCATCATTTTTCTCCAGATGCTGATGACAGCTAAAACTATACCAGGGAATGACCTGCGCTCCCACCGCCTCCGATCCCAGTAGCTCAGGAGAGCGCACAGTTAAGCGCTGCCCCATGCAGGACTGAGACTTGCTTTCCCTCCAGTCATTGCTTGCTCCACTTTCCTTCCCCAGTGCCTGCTTGGCTCTCGCTCCCATTGCCCAGTGGGCTCCCCACTGTCCACTCCACATTCCTTCCTCATCgcctgctttgccttccctctcACCATCTGCTCCACTTTCCCCTCCAACCACCACCAGCTCCACTTTCTCCGCACTGCCCACTCCAATTCTCTCCAACCCCTGCttgctctgctttccctccatcccctgctcCACTTTCCTTCCCCAATGCCTGCCTGGCTCTCgctcccatctccagctccactTTCCTTCCCCAGTGCCTGCTTGGCTCTTGCTCCCACCACGCGCTTCGCTTTGTCCCCATCACCTGCTCCActtcccttctccagcaccTGCTTGGCTTTTGCTCCCACCTCCAGCTCCGCTTTCCTTCCCCAATGCCTGCTTGGCTCTCGCTCCCATTACCCGGTGGGCTCCCCACTGTCCACTCCACTTTCTCCCTCACCTCCAGCTCCacttcatagaataaccaggttggaagagacccacgggatcatcgagtccaaccattcccatcaaacactaaaccatgtccctcagcacctcgtccacccgtcccttaaacatctccagggaaggggactcaatcccctccctgggcagcctctgccagcacccaatgaccctttctgtgaagaattttttcctaatgtccagcctaaatctcccctggtggagcttgaggccattccctctcatcctgtcccctgtcacttgggagaagagcccagctccctcctctccacaacctcctttcagggagttggagagagcaatgaggtctcccctcagcctcctcttctccaggctaaacacccccagctctctcagccgctcctcataaggcctgttctccagccccctcaccagcttcgtggctcttctctggactcgctccagagcctcaacacccttcttgtggtgaggggcccagaactgaacacaggattcgaggagcggtctcaccagttcCCTTTCAACCATCGCTTACCCCGCTTTCCTTCCCCAATGCCTGCTTGGCTCTTGCTCCCATCGCCCGGCGCGCTCCCCACTGTCCCTTCCACTTTCCTTCCAACCACCGCCTGCTTCGCTTTCTCTCCCATCGCCCACTTCACGTTCCCCCCACCACCCGCTCCGCTTTCTCCCCCCTCACCCTTGCGCTCGGCCTCGGACTCGGCGTCGCTGCCGAACAGCTCCTCCATGTCGGCCATGGCGGACGCTCCCGGCAGCGCCGGCGCCGCGCGGTGCGGGGCGGGATCACCGCCCCctgggggcggggcgagcgcgGGGCAGGGCGGGAGCACCGCCCCCTGAGCACCGCCCTCAGCTTCCAGGCGGCCCATGAGGGCGAGCGAGGGGCTGTAGCTCTttctctggagcgagtgcagagaagagcaacaaagctggtgaaggggctggagaacaggcctt
It contains:
- the LEO1 gene encoding RNA polymerase-associated protein LEO1; the encoded protein is MADMEELFGSDAESEAERKDSDSGSESDSDQENAGSGSNASGSDSDQDDDREAMKPSNKELFGDDSEDEGASHHTGSDNHSERSYNRSEASGHSEHEDNDQSDVDQHSVSEAAHDDEEDDRRHGSDEGSHHSEGEGSEKAHSEDEKWGKEDKSDQSDDEERQQNSDDEERQQNSDDEEKVQNSDEDERPQMSDDEERLQNSDEEKMQNSDDEERPQVSDEEKMQNSDDDERAQHSDEEKMQNSDDDERAQRSDEEDQEHKSESARGSDSEDEVLRMKRKKPIASDSEADSDTEGQKEHTDVMDLFGGADDISSGSDGEDKPPTPGQPIDENGLSQEQQEEEPIPETRIEVEIPKVNTDLGNDLYFVKLPNFLSVEPRPFDPQYYEDEFEDEEMLDEEGRTRLKLKVENTIRWRMRRDEEGNEIRESNARIVKWSDGSMSLHLGNEVFDVYKAPLQGDHNHLFIRQGTGLQGQAVFKTKLTFRPHSTDSATHRKMTLSLADRCSKTQKIRILPMAGRDPESQRTEMIKKEEERLRASIRRESQQRRMREKQHQRGLSANYLEPDRYDEEDEGDDSISLAAIKNRYKGGIREERARIYSSDSDEGSDDDKTQRLLKAKKLTSDEEGEPSGKRKAEDDDKASKKHKKYVISDEEEDDDD